One Pseudomonas sp. MH9.2 DNA segment encodes these proteins:
- the ychF gene encoding redox-regulated ATPase YchF — MGFNCGIVGLPNVGKSTLFNALTKSGIAAENFPFCTIEPNTGIVPMPDARLDALAAIVLPERVLPTTMEFVDIAGLVAGASKGEGLGNKFLANIRETDAIAHVVRCFEDENVIHVSNSVDPKRDIEIIDLELIFADLDSCEKQLQKVTRNAKGGDKEAVAQKAILEQLIAHFSEGKPARSLVKNMNADDKQLARGFHLLTIKPVMYIANVAEDGFENNPLLDVVRAIAEEEGAIVVPVCNKIEAEIAELDDGEEKDMFLEALGLEEPGLNRVIRAGYEMLNLQTYFTAGVKEVRAWTVRVGATAPQAAAVIHTDFEKGFIRAEVIAYADFIQYKGEAGAKEAGKWRLEGKDYIVKDGDVMHFRFNV; from the coding sequence ATGGGATTCAATTGCGGCATCGTCGGCCTACCCAACGTCGGCAAGTCCACCCTGTTCAACGCCCTGACCAAATCCGGCATCGCGGCTGAGAACTTCCCCTTCTGCACCATCGAGCCGAACACCGGTATCGTGCCGATGCCGGACGCACGCCTGGACGCTTTGGCGGCCATCGTTCTCCCGGAACGTGTACTGCCGACCACCATGGAATTCGTCGACATCGCCGGCCTGGTTGCTGGCGCCTCGAAAGGTGAAGGCCTGGGCAATAAATTCCTCGCCAACATCCGCGAGACCGATGCCATCGCCCACGTGGTCCGCTGCTTCGAAGACGAGAACGTGATTCACGTCTCCAACAGTGTCGACCCGAAACGCGACATCGAAATCATTGACCTGGAATTGATCTTCGCCGACCTCGACAGCTGTGAAAAACAGCTGCAAAAAGTGACGCGCAATGCCAAAGGCGGCGACAAGGAAGCTGTTGCGCAAAAAGCCATTCTGGAACAACTCATCGCCCACTTCTCCGAAGGCAAGCCCGCGCGCAGCCTGGTGAAGAACATGAATGCCGATGACAAACAACTGGCTCGTGGCTTCCACCTGTTGACCATCAAGCCAGTCATGTACATCGCCAACGTTGCGGAAGACGGCTTCGAGAACAACCCGCTTCTGGACGTGGTCCGTGCCATCGCCGAAGAAGAAGGCGCAATCGTAGTTCCAGTGTGCAACAAGATCGAAGCAGAAATCGCCGAGCTCGACGATGGCGAAGAGAAGGACATGTTCCTTGAGGCTCTGGGCCTTGAAGAACCTGGCCTGAACCGCGTGATCCGCGCGGGCTACGAAATGCTTAACCTGCAAACCTACTTCACCGCAGGCGTAAAAGAAGTTCGCGCCTGGACTGTCCGCGTGGGTGCCACCGCACCGCAAGCCGCAGCAGTGATCCACACCGACTTCGAAAAAGGCTTCATCCGCGCCGAAGTCATCGCCTACGCAGACTTCATCCAGTACAAAGGCGAAGCCGGTGCTAAAGAAGCGGGCAAATGGCGCCTGGAAGGCAAGGATTACATCGTCAAAGACGGTGACGTGATGCACTTCCGCTTCAACGTATAA
- the pth gene encoding aminoacyl-tRNA hydrolase produces MTAIQLIVGLGNPGAEYEQTRHNAGALFVERIAAAQGVNLAVERKFFGLTGRFTHQGQDVRLLIPTTYMNRSGQAVAALAGFYRIPVDAILVAHDELDLPPGVAKLKQGGGHGGHNGLRDIIAQLGNQNTFHRLRLGIGHPGDASKVSNFVLGRAPRAEQEKLDASIDFALGVLPDIFAGEWNRAMKNLHSQKA; encoded by the coding sequence GTGACTGCCATACAACTGATCGTTGGCCTGGGAAATCCAGGCGCCGAATACGAACAGACCCGGCATAACGCAGGGGCTCTTTTTGTTGAGCGTATTGCTGCGGCGCAAGGCGTCAATCTTGCCGTCGAGCGAAAATTTTTTGGCCTGACCGGGCGATTCACTCACCAGGGTCAGGATGTTCGTCTACTGATCCCCACCACGTACATGAACCGCAGCGGCCAAGCCGTGGCGGCGCTCGCTGGCTTCTATCGCATTCCGGTAGACGCCATACTGGTGGCACATGATGAACTTGACCTGCCTCCCGGCGTTGCCAAGCTAAAGCAAGGCGGCGGCCATGGCGGTCATAACGGACTGCGCGACATCATCGCGCAGCTCGGCAATCAGAATACGTTTCACCGCCTGCGGCTTGGCATTGGCCACCCAGGTGATGCCAGCAAGGTCTCCAATTTTGTTCTGGGTCGAGCGCCACGCGCTGAACAGGAAAAACTGGACGCCAGTATCGATTTTGCCCTCGGCGTGCTGCCGGATATCTTCGCCGGTGAATGGAACCGCGCGATGAAAAACCTGCACAGCCAGAAGGCCTGA
- a CDS encoding 50S ribosomal protein L25/general stress protein Ctc: protein MNNFTLNAEVRSDLGKGASRRLRRLASLVPAVVYGGEKAPESISMLAKEVAKLLENDAAFSHVIELNIGGTKQNVVIKALQRHPAKGHVMHADFVRVIAGQKLIAHVPVHFINEEAPIKKGGEISHVISQVEVTCLPKDLPEFIEVDLNAAEVGDIIHLSDLKAPKGVEFVTLVHGNDLAVANVHAPRVAPEAETAAE, encoded by the coding sequence ATGAATAACTTTACTTTGAATGCTGAAGTGCGTTCCGACCTGGGGAAAGGTGCGAGCCGCCGCCTGCGTCGTCTCGCAAGCCTGGTTCCAGCTGTCGTTTACGGTGGCGAAAAAGCCCCTGAATCGATCAGCATGCTGGCTAAAGAAGTTGCCAAACTGTTGGAAAACGACGCTGCTTTCAGCCACGTTATCGAACTGAACATTGGTGGCACCAAGCAGAACGTCGTGATCAAAGCACTGCAACGTCACCCGGCCAAGGGCCACGTGATGCATGCTGACTTCGTACGCGTTATCGCTGGTCAGAAACTGATCGCTCACGTACCTGTGCACTTCATCAACGAAGAAGCACCGATCAAGAAAGGCGGCGAAATTTCGCACGTTATTTCCCAGGTCGAAGTAACTTGCCTGCCGAAAGATCTGCCTGAGTTCATCGAAGTCGATCTGAACGCTGCTGAAGTGGGTGACATCATTCACCTGTCCGACCTCAAAGCACCTAAAGGCGTTGAGTTCGTAACACTGGTACACGGTAACGACCTGGCTGTTGCCAACGTTCACGCACCACGTGTAGCACCTGAAGCAGAAACCGCTGCCGAGTAA
- a CDS encoding ribose-phosphate pyrophosphokinase, whose protein sequence is MSKMMVFTGNANPDLARRVVRQLHIPLGDISVGKFSDGEISAEINENVRGKDVFIIQPTCAPTNDNLMELVVMADAFRRSSASRITAVIPYFGYARQDRRPRSARVAISAKVVADMLTVVGIDRVLTVDLHADQIQGFFDIPVDNIYGSPVLVDDIEDQRFENLMIVSPDIGGVVRARAVAKSLGVDLGIIDKRREKANHSEVMHIIGDVEGRTCILVDDMVDTAGTLCHAAKALKEHGAAKVFAYCTHPVLSGRAIENIENSMLDELVVTNTIPLSAAAQSCSRIRQLDIAPVVAEAVRRISNEESISAMFR, encoded by the coding sequence GTGTCCAAGATGATGGTCTTTACGGGGAACGCTAACCCCGATCTAGCTAGGCGTGTAGTACGCCAGCTGCATATCCCTCTAGGTGATATCTCCGTCGGCAAATTTTCCGATGGTGAAATCAGTGCCGAGATCAATGAAAACGTCCGCGGTAAAGACGTCTTCATTATCCAGCCAACCTGTGCACCAACCAACGATAACCTGATGGAACTGGTTGTGATGGCAGATGCCTTCCGCCGCTCCTCAGCGTCTCGAATCACTGCGGTGATTCCATACTTTGGTTATGCCCGCCAGGATCGCCGTCCGCGTTCCGCACGTGTAGCTATCAGCGCGAAAGTTGTCGCTGACATGCTGACCGTGGTGGGGATCGATCGTGTTCTTACGGTTGATTTGCATGCGGACCAAATTCAGGGATTCTTCGATATTCCGGTAGATAACATCTACGGCTCCCCCGTTTTGGTGGATGACATCGAAGATCAACGCTTCGAAAACCTGATGATTGTTTCCCCGGATATCGGTGGCGTCGTGCGTGCACGGGCTGTTGCCAAATCCTTGGGCGTCGATCTCGGGATCATCGATAAACGCCGTGAGAAAGCCAATCACTCTGAAGTGATGCATATCATCGGTGATGTCGAAGGGCGTACCTGTATTCTGGTCGACGACATGGTCGATACCGCCGGCACTCTGTGTCACGCGGCGAAGGCCCTGAAAGAGCATGGCGCTGCCAAGGTCTTTGCCTACTGCACACACCCTGTGCTGTCGGGTCGGGCTATCGAAAACATTGAAAATTCCATGCTGGACGAACTGGTGGTGACCAACACCATCCCGTTGTCCGCTGCCGCACAATCCTGTTCACGTATCCGCCAACTGGATATTGCACCGGTAGTTGCTGAGGCGGTCCGCCGCATCAGCAACGAAGAATCGATCAGCGCGATGTTCCGCTAA
- the ispE gene encoding 4-(cytidine 5'-diphospho)-2-C-methyl-D-erythritol kinase: MHTPRLTLPAPAKLNLMLHILGRREDGYHELQTLFQFLDYGDELSFAVRDDGEIRLQTEIPGVPHDSNLIVKAARALQKQSGCTLGIDIWLEKRLPMGGGIGGGSSDAATTLLGLNHLWKLGWDEDRLAALGLTLGADVPVFVRGHAAFAEGVGEILTPVNPEEPWYLVLVPQVSVSTAEIFSDPLLTRDTPPIKVRPVLEGNSRNDCQPVVERRYPAVRNALNLLGNFAEAKLTGTGSCVFGAFPNQAEADKVSALLTETLTGFVAKGSNVSMLHRKLQDLF; this comes from the coding sequence ATGCACACCCCTCGCCTGACGCTGCCGGCACCCGCCAAACTCAACCTGATGCTGCATATTCTTGGCCGTCGCGAAGACGGCTATCACGAGTTGCAGACGCTGTTTCAATTTCTCGACTACGGTGACGAACTCAGTTTCGCCGTACGCGATGACGGAGAAATCCGCCTTCAAACTGAAATTCCCGGCGTGCCCCACGACAGTAACCTGATCGTAAAAGCCGCTCGTGCATTGCAAAAACAATCCGGCTGCACCCTTGGTATCGACATCTGGCTGGAAAAACGTCTGCCCATGGGCGGAGGAATCGGCGGCGGAAGCTCCGATGCGGCCACCACATTGCTCGGTCTGAATCACCTGTGGAAACTTGGTTGGGATGAAGATCGCCTGGCCGCATTGGGCCTGACATTAGGCGCGGACGTCCCGGTTTTCGTGCGTGGACATGCTGCGTTTGCTGAAGGTGTCGGAGAAATACTGACCCCTGTAAACCCCGAAGAGCCTTGGTATCTGGTGCTTGTACCGCAAGTATCTGTAAGTACAGCAGAAATTTTTTCAGATCCACTGTTGACACGAGACACTCCTCCCATTAAAGTGCGCCCCGTTCTCGAGGGAAACAGTCGAAATGACTGTCAGCCGGTTGTAGAGAGGCGTTACCCAGCTGTTCGTAACGCTTTGAATTTGTTAGGCAATTTTGCCGAAGCAAAATTAACCGGAACTGGAAGTTGTGTGTTTGGGGCCTTCCCAAACCAAGCCGAAGCTGATAAAGTCTCGGCCCTTCTTACAGAGACCCTTACAGGGTTTGTAGCAAAGGGAAGCAACGTTTCGATGTTGCATCGCAAGTTACAAGATCTGTTCTAA
- the lolB gene encoding lipoprotein insertase outer membrane protein LolB: MFLRHVIVFSLIALLAGCAGFTSREALQGQGNPAQWREHKAQLSSLDGWQISGKVGIRAPKDSGSGTLFWLQRQDYYDIRLSGPLGRGAARLTGRPGSVALEVANQGRYEAANPEDLLQQQLGWKLPVSHLVWWVRGLPAPGSRSRLNLDGDSRLASLEQDDWQVEYLSYTQQNGYWLPERIKLHGQDLDVTLVIKDWQPRKLGQ, translated from the coding sequence ATGTTTTTGCGCCACGTTATCGTTTTCAGCCTGATCGCCCTGCTCGCCGGTTGCGCCGGTTTTACCTCTCGCGAAGCCCTGCAGGGCCAAGGCAACCCCGCGCAATGGCGCGAACACAAAGCACAACTGAGCAGCCTTGACGGGTGGCAAATCAGCGGCAAGGTCGGCATTCGCGCCCCGAAGGATTCGGGCAGCGGCACCTTGTTCTGGCTGCAGCGTCAGGACTACTACGATATCCGCCTCTCAGGCCCCCTGGGACGCGGCGCAGCCCGCTTGACCGGACGACCGGGTAGCGTCGCCCTGGAAGTAGCCAATCAGGGCCGCTACGAAGCTGCCAACCCGGAAGACTTGCTCCAACAACAACTAGGCTGGAAATTACCGGTGTCGCATCTTGTCTGGTGGGTACGCGGTCTACCCGCTCCCGGCAGCAGGAGTCGCTTGAACCTGGATGGCGACAGTCGCCTTGCCAGCCTCGAGCAGGACGATTGGCAAGTCGAATACCTGAGCTACACGCAACAGAACGGCTATTGGCTGCCTGAGCGCATCAAGCTGCACGGCCAGGACCTCGACGTCACGCTGGTGATCAAGGACTGGCAACCACGCAAACTGGGGCAATAA
- a CDS encoding tetratricopeptide repeat protein: MNRSSALLLAFVFLNGCQAIAPVSPDATPPAADTTPAPAPKPQVYSSFTEDTVFSLLSAELAGQRNRFDIALDNYVTQAINTQDPGISERAFHIAEYLGADQAALDTSLIWAKNDPTNLEAQRAAAIQLARAGRYDDSMAYMEKVLQGQGDTHFDFLALSAAETDADTRNGLLTSFDRLLKKYPKNGQLIFGKALLLQQNGDAQGALKLLEDNPANDGDVTPILLRARLLQGMDRGKEALPILEKSIRQYPDDKRLRLTYARMLVEQNRMDDAKVEFSSLVQQFPDDDELRYSLALVCLEAKAWDEAVGYLEDLIARGSHVDSAHLNLGRVYEERNDPQNALTEYAQVGPGNDYLPAQLRQSDILMSNGSVAEASKRLAAAREAQPDYAIQLYLIEAETLANNNQSDRAWQVLGQALKQYPDDLNLLYTRAMLAEKRDDLSQMEKDLRAIIKREPDNAMALNALGYTLSDRTTRYAEAKALIERAHALNPEDPAVLDSLGWVNYRLGNLDEAERLLRQALERFPDHEVAAHLGEVLWANGKQREARKVWSKALEQQPDSPILRSTLRRLTGSETL; the protein is encoded by the coding sequence ATGAATAGATCCTCCGCGTTACTTCTCGCCTTTGTGTTTCTGAACGGTTGCCAGGCTATAGCCCCCGTTTCACCGGATGCTACGCCACCGGCCGCAGACACGACGCCCGCACCCGCACCCAAGCCGCAGGTTTATAGCTCGTTCACCGAAGACACAGTGTTCAGCCTGTTGAGTGCGGAGCTGGCGGGTCAGCGCAACCGATTCGACATCGCGCTGGATAACTACGTCACCCAAGCGATCAATACTCAGGATCCAGGGATTTCCGAACGCGCCTTCCACATTGCCGAGTACCTGGGCGCCGATCAGGCAGCACTGGATACCTCGCTGATCTGGGCGAAAAACGACCCGACCAATCTTGAAGCACAACGCGCGGCGGCGATTCAATTGGCCCGCGCCGGACGCTATGACGATTCCATGGCGTACATGGAGAAGGTCCTGCAAGGACAGGGCGATACGCATTTTGACTTTTTGGCGCTGTCTGCCGCCGAAACCGATGCAGATACCCGCAACGGTTTGCTGACCAGCTTTGATCGCCTGCTCAAGAAATACCCGAAAAACGGCCAGCTGATCTTCGGCAAAGCCTTGCTCCTCCAACAGAACGGTGACGCCCAAGGCGCCCTGAAACTGCTGGAAGACAATCCAGCCAATGACGGCGACGTGACCCCTATTCTGCTGCGGGCCCGCCTCCTGCAGGGCATGGACCGAGGCAAAGAAGCCTTGCCGATCCTGGAAAAAAGCATTCGCCAATACCCGGACGACAAACGCCTGCGCCTGACTTATGCCCGCATGCTGGTCGAACAGAACCGCATGGACGACGCCAAAGTCGAGTTCTCCAGCCTGGTGCAACAGTTCCCGGATGACGACGAGTTGCGTTATTCGCTGGCGCTGGTTTGCCTTGAAGCCAAAGCCTGGGATGAAGCCGTTGGCTACCTGGAAGACTTGATCGCTCGCGGCAGCCACGTTGATTCGGCGCACCTGAACCTCGGCCGTGTCTACGAAGAACGCAACGATCCGCAAAACGCCCTGACCGAATACGCTCAGGTCGGCCCCGGCAATGACTACCTGCCGGCGCAACTGCGCCAAAGCGACATTCTGATGAGCAACGGTAGCGTGGCCGAAGCCTCGAAACGCCTGGCCGCCGCACGCGAAGCGCAGCCCGACTATGCGATTCAGCTGTACCTGATCGAAGCCGAAACCCTGGCAAACAACAACCAGAGCGATCGAGCCTGGCAAGTGCTGGGGCAGGCGTTGAAGCAGTATCCCGACGACTTGAACCTGCTGTATACACGAGCCATGCTCGCGGAAAAACGCGACGACCTGTCGCAAATGGAAAAAGACCTGCGCGCGATTATCAAGCGCGAGCCTGACAACGCCATGGCCTTGAACGCCTTGGGCTACACCCTGTCAGACCGCACGACGCGCTATGCCGAAGCCAAGGCCCTGATCGAACGAGCGCACGCACTGAACCCGGAAGACCCAGCCGTACTCGACAGTCTGGGGTGGGTAAATTACCGCCTGGGCAACCTCGATGAAGCCGAACGCTTGCTGCGTCAGGCGCTGGAACGCTTCCCGGACCACGAAGTCGCCGCCCATCTGGGCGAAGTATTGTGGGCCAACGGCAAGCAGCGCGAAGCCCGGAAAGTCTGGAGCAAAGCCCTCGAGCAACAACCTGATAGCCCTATTCTGCGCAGCACTCTGCGGCGCCTGACCGGATCCGAGACTCTCTAA
- the hemA gene encoding glutamyl-tRNA reductase has product MAFLALGINHKTASVDVRERVAFTPEQLVEALQQLCRLTDSREAAILSTCNRSELYIEQDHLASDAILRWLADYHHLSLDELRASAYVHEDEAAVRHMMRVASGLDSLVLGEPQILGQMKSAYAVAREAGTIGPLLGRLFQATFNAAKQVRTDTAIGENPVSVAFAAVSLAKQIFSDLQRSQALLIGAGETITLVARHLHDLGVRRIVVANRTLERASILAAEFGAHAVLLSDIPAELVKSDIVISSTASQLPILGKGAVESALKLRKHKPIFMVDIAVPRDIEPEVGELDDVYLYSVDDLHEVVAENLKSRQGAAQAAEELVSLGADEFMLRLRELAAVDVLKAYRQQSERLRDDELLKAQRMLANGSSAEDVLVQLARGLTNKLMHAPSVQLKKLSAEGRLDALAMAQELFALGEGSTDKPPQ; this is encoded by the coding sequence ATGGCCTTCCTTGCACTTGGTATTAACCATAAGACTGCTTCAGTAGACGTCCGCGAGCGCGTGGCATTTACGCCTGAGCAGTTGGTTGAGGCCTTGCAGCAGCTCTGCCGTCTAACCGACAGCCGCGAAGCTGCGATCCTCTCGACTTGTAACCGTAGCGAACTGTACATCGAACAGGATCACCTTGCGTCCGATGCCATACTGCGCTGGCTGGCCGATTATCATCATCTGAGCCTGGACGAGCTGCGCGCCAGTGCTTATGTGCATGAAGATGAGGCGGCCGTTCGTCACATGATGCGGGTTGCCTCAGGGCTTGACTCGCTGGTGCTCGGCGAGCCACAGATTCTCGGCCAGATGAAGTCTGCGTACGCCGTTGCGCGGGAAGCGGGGACCATTGGCCCGCTGCTGGGCCGGTTGTTCCAGGCCACCTTCAACGCTGCCAAACAGGTACGCACCGATACCGCCATTGGTGAAAACCCGGTGTCGGTGGCGTTTGCCGCTGTCAGCCTGGCCAAGCAGATTTTCAGTGATTTGCAGCGCAGCCAGGCATTGTTGATTGGCGCGGGCGAAACCATCACGCTGGTTGCCCGGCATCTGCATGATCTGGGCGTGAGGCGTATCGTGGTGGCCAACCGTACCCTGGAGCGGGCCAGTATCCTGGCCGCGGAGTTCGGTGCCCACGCGGTTTTACTGTCCGATATTCCGGCTGAGCTGGTCAAAAGCGACATTGTGATCAGTTCCACCGCCAGTCAGTTGCCGATCCTGGGCAAGGGCGCGGTGGAAAGCGCCTTGAAGCTGCGCAAGCACAAACCGATTTTCATGGTCGATATCGCGGTGCCTCGCGATATCGAACCGGAAGTCGGCGAGCTGGACGACGTTTACCTCTACAGCGTCGACGACCTGCACGAAGTGGTCGCCGAGAACCTCAAGAGTCGCCAGGGCGCTGCGCAAGCGGCTGAAGAGCTGGTGAGTCTGGGCGCCGATGAGTTCATGTTGCGCCTGCGAGAGCTGGCGGCAGTGGATGTACTTAAGGCCTATCGTCAACAAAGCGAGCGTCTGCGTGACGATGAATTGCTCAAAGCCCAACGCATGTTGGCCAACGGCAGCAGCGCCGAAGACGTGCTGGTGCAATTGGCGCGAGGGCTGACCAACAAATTGATGCATGCTCCAAGCGTGCAATTGAAAAAGCTGTCTGCCGAAGGTCGCCTCGATGCGTTGGCCATGGCCCAAGAACTTTTTGCCCTCGGTGAGGGCTCGACGGATAAACCCCCGCAATGA
- the prfA gene encoding peptide chain release factor 1 — MKASLLNKLDILNDRFEELTALLGDAEVISEQNRFRAYSREYAEVEPIVVTYNQLLKVLGDLEGAQALLKDSDPDMRELAVEEVREAKEQLADLEGQLQRMLLPKDPNDGRNVFLEIRAGTGGDEAAIFSGDLFRMYSRYAERRGWRVEILSENVGEHGGYKEIIARVEGDHVYGKLKFESGAHRVQRVPETESQGRIHTSACTVAVLPEPDEQQVIEINSSDLRVDTYKSSGAGGQHVNKTDSAVRITHLPTGIVVECQEERSQHKNRARAMSWLSAKLNDQQTSAAANAIASERKLLVGSGDRSERIRTYNFPQGRVTDHRVNLTLYSLDDVMAGGVDAVIEPLLAEYQADQLAALGE; from the coding sequence ATGAAAGCTTCACTGCTCAATAAGCTGGACATCCTTAACGATCGTTTTGAGGAACTGACCGCGCTGCTTGGTGATGCCGAAGTCATTTCCGAACAAAACAGGTTTCGCGCCTATTCCCGGGAGTACGCCGAAGTAGAGCCTATTGTCGTGACCTACAACCAGTTGCTCAAAGTACTGGGCGATCTGGAAGGTGCACAGGCGCTGCTCAAGGACAGTGACCCGGACATGCGTGAATTGGCCGTCGAGGAAGTCCGTGAAGCCAAAGAGCAATTGGCCGATCTGGAAGGTCAGCTACAGCGCATGCTCCTGCCCAAAGACCCGAACGACGGGCGTAATGTGTTCCTCGAAATTCGTGCTGGCACCGGTGGCGACGAGGCGGCGATTTTTTCTGGTGACCTGTTTCGCATGTACTCACGCTACGCCGAACGTCGCGGCTGGCGCGTGGAAATTCTGTCGGAAAACGTAGGCGAGCACGGCGGCTACAAAGAAATCATCGCGCGCGTCGAAGGCGATCACGTTTACGGAAAATTAAAATTCGAGTCCGGCGCCCATCGTGTGCAGCGCGTCCCTGAAACCGAGTCCCAGGGGCGTATTCATACGTCTGCCTGCACTGTTGCGGTATTGCCTGAGCCCGATGAGCAACAAGTCATCGAGATCAACTCGTCTGATTTGCGCGTGGACACGTACAAGTCCTCCGGCGCGGGTGGTCAGCACGTGAACAAGACCGACTCGGCCGTGCGCATCACTCACCTTCCGACCGGCATCGTTGTCGAGTGCCAGGAGGAACGTTCTCAACACAAGAACCGGGCTCGGGCAATGTCCTGGCTGTCGGCGAAACTTAACGATCAGCAAACCAGCGCGGCGGCCAATGCCATCGCCAGCGAGCGTAAATTGCTGGTGGGGTCGGGTGACCGATCCGAACGAATTCGTACCTACAACTTTCCTCAGGGTCGTGTGACGGACCATCGGGTCAACTTGACGTTGTATTCCCTCGATGACGTTATGGCCGGTGGAGTCGATGCAGTGATAGAACCGTTGCTGGCCGAGTACCAGGCTGATCAACTTGCGGCATTGGGTGAGTAA
- the prmC gene encoding peptide chain release factor N(5)-glutamine methyltransferase, whose protein sequence is MTIIASVLRAAELPDSPTARLDVELLLAAALGKPRSYLHTWPERIVSSEAAQVFASYLQRRRAGEPVAYILGQQGFWKLDLEVAPHTLIPRPDTELLVEVALELHAITPALAPVTVLDLGTGTGAIALALASERPAWRVTAVDRILEAVALAERNRQRLHLNNVTVLNSHWFSALEGQRFDMIISNPPYIASADPHLVAGDVRFEPSSALVAGVDGLDDLRVIITQAPDYLDVGGWLLLEHGYDQAAAVRDLMAGHGFERVHSRKDLGGHERITLGRLPC, encoded by the coding sequence ATGACTATTATCGCCAGCGTGTTGAGAGCCGCCGAGCTTCCGGATTCGCCGACCGCGCGCCTGGACGTGGAGTTGTTGTTGGCTGCCGCTCTAGGCAAGCCCCGCAGCTACCTGCACACCTGGCCCGAGCGGATTGTCAGCAGCGAAGCGGCGCAGGTGTTTGCGTCCTATCTGCAACGCCGTCGTGCGGGCGAGCCGGTGGCCTATATTCTGGGCCAGCAAGGGTTCTGGAAGCTGGACCTGGAAGTTGCACCACACACACTGATCCCGCGTCCCGACACCGAGTTGTTAGTCGAAGTGGCGCTCGAACTGCACGCGATAACGCCTGCTCTGGCGCCTGTCACCGTGCTTGATCTGGGCACTGGCACCGGCGCCATTGCCCTGGCGCTGGCCAGTGAACGTCCAGCCTGGAGGGTAACGGCGGTAGATCGCATCCTTGAAGCCGTTGCATTGGCCGAGCGCAATCGTCAGCGCCTGCACCTGAACAATGTCACGGTGCTGAACAGCCATTGGTTCAGCGCACTTGAAGGTCAGCGTTTCGACATGATCATCAGCAATCCTCCTTATATTGCCAGCGCTGATCCGCATCTGGTGGCAGGAGACGTACGTTTTGAACCGAGCAGTGCCCTGGTGGCGGGCGTCGACGGGCTGGACGACCTGCGCGTCATCATTACCCAAGCGCCTGACTACCTTGATGTTGGCGGTTGGCTGTTGCTTGAACACGGTTACGATCAAGCCGCTGCTGTGCGCGACCTGATGGCAGGCCACGGCTTTGAACGCGTGCACAGCCGCAAGGATTTGGGCGGCCACGAGCGTATTACTCTTGGGCGCCTCCCGTGCTGA
- a CDS encoding molybdopterin-synthase adenylyltransferase MoeB yields the protein MLTDQELLRYSRQILLQHVDIDGQLRLKHSRALIVGLGGLGSPVALYLAAAGVGELHLADFDTVDLTNLQRQIIHDSHSVGQSKVDSAIERLTAINPEVKLIAHRRALDADSLAAAVADVDVVLDCSDNFATREAVNAACVAARKPLVSGAAIRLEGQLSVFDPRRDDSPCYHCLYGHGSEAELTCSEAGVLGPLVGLVGSLQALEALKLLAGFGEPLVGRLLLIDALTSRFRELRVKRDPACSVCGLAHD from the coding sequence GTGCTGACCGATCAGGAACTGTTGCGCTACAGTCGACAGATTTTGTTGCAGCACGTGGATATCGACGGCCAGTTGCGCCTCAAACACAGCCGGGCGTTGATCGTCGGCCTCGGCGGCCTGGGTTCTCCAGTGGCTCTGTATCTGGCCGCTGCCGGTGTCGGCGAGTTGCATCTGGCCGACTTCGATACCGTGGACCTGACCAATCTGCAACGGCAGATCATTCATGACAGCCACAGCGTCGGGCAGAGCAAGGTGGATTCGGCCATTGAGCGCCTGACCGCGATCAACCCCGAGGTGAAACTGATCGCCCATCGCCGCGCGCTGGATGCCGACAGCCTGGCTGCTGCGGTAGCCGATGTTGACGTGGTACTCGATTGCTCTGACAACTTTGCCACCCGCGAAGCGGTAAATGCGGCGTGTGTCGCGGCGCGTAAACCGCTGGTCAGCGGTGCAGCGATTCGCCTGGAAGGGCAATTGTCGGTGTTCGACCCACGGCGCGATGACAGCCCGTGTTATCACTGCCTGTACGGGCATGGCAGCGAAGCTGAACTGACGTGCAGTGAAGCTGGCGTCCTCGGGCCTTTGGTGGGGCTGGTTGGCAGCCTGCAAGCACTCGAAGCGCTGAAGCTGTTGGCCGGGTTTGGCGAGCCGTTAGTGGGGCGTTTGCTATTGATCGATGCGTTGACCAGTCGCTTTCGCGAGTTGAGGGTCAAGCGCGATCCAGCCTGCAGTGTGTGCGGTCTTGCCCATGACTAA